TTCCAGTTATTCCATTGTGAATTGTTATACGGCGTATTTGCATCGTACATGTTCACACGGATCTTTTTGCCCGTTGCAGCGGTAGTTGTAGTAGTTGCAGCATTTACTGTAACAATTATATCATCATATCCTGTTGCATTACTATTGTCTGTTGTTGTTAAACGGAAAGTATATACACCTGCAATCAAACTGTTGATCACCGTTGTTGCTGCAGATGGCGAAGCAATCGTTCCTGATGATGGACCCGAAACTTTTGTCCATGCATATGTTTTAATAGTTCCGTCCGCATCGGTAGCGCTACCTTTTAATGTTACACTATTAGCAGGCAATGTAATCGTTTGATCTGCTCCTGCATTGGCAACCGGCGCTTTATTAGTTGTAGCGGCAGCATTTACCGTCACAACCACATCATCATAACCTGTAGCATTGCTGTTATCAGTTGCAGTTAAGCGGAAAGTGTATGTGCCTGCTGCCAAACTATTGATCGCTGTTGTTGCTGCAGATGGTGAAGCAATTGTTCCCGAAGAAGGGCCTGAAACTTTTGTCCAAGCATATGTTTTAATTGTTCCGTCTGCATCAGTAGCACTGCCTTTTAATGTTACACTGTTAGTGGGCAATGTAATTGTTTGATCTGCTCCTGCGCTGGCAACCGGTGCCTTATTAGCTGCGGCAGCATTTACTGTAATATTTACATCATCTGATTTTGTTAAACCGGCATTATCTGTAACCGTTAAACGAAATGTATATGTACCCGCTGTAGTAAGATTGCTGATAGTAGTGGCTGCAGTGGCGGGTGTAAGAATAGTAGCTGTTGCAGGACCAGAAACCTGTGTCCATGCATATTTTGCAATCGAACCATCATCGGATGCAGTACCTGTTACCACGGCATTATTGACAGGAGAGGTAATGGCAATATCGCCTCCGGCATTAACCGTTGGAGCCTGGTTCGTTGTTGTAGTGCCTCCACTTGTTGAACGTTTGAACTGTAACATCCATTCATATACATTCAATCCATTTTCACGAAAATTGAAATCATATGTTTGTGTCCATGCATCATGAACACTTGCATTAAAGATGGTCATCTTAGCCAATGGATTTGGTTTGATGGGAGCATTATTAATGTTATTCACATATCCTGTAGTATTGGATGATGCAACCGTTGGATCATTATTATTGTGTGTGGCCCATACGGCAATATTTGCTGCTGCAATAATATTTGCCCTTCCAACATCAGGATAAGATGCACCCGATATTGGAACCATTGCGGCAACACGATTTGCATAACCGGCATTGTTTCCTGCATATTCCCAAACAACACCACCGCCCATGCTTAAGCCGGTCAAATAGATACGACTTTGATCGACACGATAATGTTGAATAGCGTAATTGATGATATTTTCAATATCACCCGGCGCAGGCCAGTTAATAAACTGAGGCGATAGAACAATGAACTTAAATGATTGTCCACCGACTGTAAATGAAGTAGGGAATATTCCCTGGCTGATCTGTTTAGGAGTACCGTTCGCTAATACTTTTGATAATTGCGAAGAGCTTCCATCTCCCAGTTCTCCAATGCCATGCACAAAGATCAATAAAGGGTATTTATCACTGCCGGTATTATATCCTTGCGGCAGATACTCATAATACCCATTTGATTGTGATGTCATGGAGGTGTTGTAACGTGGAGTTTGTACTTGTGCGAAAATTTTTGTCGAGAACAAGCACATCAATAACATGGCAATCCCTGCCAAACGGAGTTTGTTTTTCATAATTGATTTTCTTCAATTAAAGGTTAACAATAAATGTATGTTAGCAGGTGGTTTGGTTTCAGAGTTCTAAGAGAAAGCATTGGGTGTACTGCAATAGTCAAACGCTATGCCAGTTTGCTATTATAATTATGCAATCCAATTACA
The Ferruginibacter albus DNA segment above includes these coding regions:
- a CDS encoding carboxylesterase family protein, with the translated sequence MKNKLRLAGIAMLLMCLFSTKIFAQVQTPRYNTSMTSQSNGYYEYLPQGYNTGSDKYPLLIFVHGIGELGDGSSSQLSKVLANGTPKQISQGIFPTSFTVGGQSFKFIVLSPQFINWPAPGDIENIINYAIQHYRVDQSRIYLTGLSMGGGVVWEYAGNNAGYANRVAAMVPISGASYPDVGRANIIAAANIAVWATHNNNDPTVASSNTTGYVNNINNAPIKPNPLAKMTIFNASVHDAWTQTYDFNFRENGLNVYEWMLQFKRSTSGGTTTTNQAPTVNAGGDIAITSPVNNAVVTGTASDDGSIAKYAWTQVSGPATATILTPATAATTISNLTTAGTYTFRLTVTDNAGLTKSDDVNITVNAAAANKAPVASAGADQTITLPTNSVTLKGSATDADGTIKTYAWTKVSGPSSGTIASPSAATTAINSLAAGTYTFRLTATDNSNATGYDDVVVTVNAAATTNKAPVANAGADQTITLPANSVTLKGSATDADGTIKTYAWTKVSGPSSGTIASPSAATTVINSLIAGVYTFRLTTTDNSNATGYDDIIVTVNAATTTTTAATGKKIRVNMYDANTPYNNSQWNNWNITTVLLNLVSNTFKYDDGTASTVKATLSSQARTGDNGAGYASTATVCPPEVLRFTSLHCIDRTVVIQGLKANAKYTFELYASRAFDGQGTIFKIGNASTTINTDYNATTEAKFTDVVADSKGTVTISIKSTVLWNYISGFTITEQ